The Panicum virgatum strain AP13 chromosome 5K, P.virgatum_v5, whole genome shotgun sequence genome has a window encoding:
- the LOC120706565 gene encoding probable anion transporter 1, chloroplastic, giving the protein MDRVNMSIAILPMSAEYGWNPQTVGLIQSSFFWGYLLTQIAGGIWADTVGGKTVLGFGVVWWSIATALTPVAAKLGLPFLLVVRAFMGIGEGVAMPAMNNILSKWVPVSERSRSLSLVYSGMYLGSVTGLAFSPLLIHKFGWPSVFYSFGSLGAVWFTTWATKAYSSPLEDPGISAAEKKLITSQSTAGEPVKTIPWKLILSKPPVWALIVSHFCHNWGTFILLTWMPTYYNQVLKFNLMESGLVCVLPWFTMAVSANVGGWIADTLVSRGVSVTTVRKIMQSIGFLGPAFFLTQLSHVNSPAMAVLCMACSQGTDAFSQSGLYSNHQDIGPRYAGVLLGLSNTAGVLAGVFGTAATGYILQHGSWDNVFEVSVLLYLVGTLVWNVFSTGEKILD; this is encoded by the exons ATGGACCGG GTGAACATGAGCATTGCTATTCTGCCTATGTCCGCAGAGTATGGTTGGAACCCTCAAACTGTTGGTCTCATCCAGTCATCTTTCTTCTGGGGCTACCTCCTAACTCAG ATAGCTGGAGGAATATGGGCAGATACTGTTGGAGGAAAGACTGTCCTTGGTTTCGGGGTGGTTTGGTGGTCCATAGCTACAGCTCTTACTCCTGTCGCTGCAAAGCTTGGCTTACCATTTCTTCTTGTTGTCCGAGCTTTCATGGGAATTGGTGAG GGGGTTGCCATGCCTGCAATGAATAATATTCTTTCAAAATGGGTTCCTGTATCAGAGAGGAGCAGATCATTGTCTCTTGTGTATAGTGGAATGTACCTTGGTTCCGTGACAGGCCTTGCATTTTCCCCCTTATTGATACATAAATTTGGTTGGCCATCAGTCTTCTATTCATTTGGGTCTCTAGGGGCTGTTTGGTTCACGACATGGGCAACCAAG GCGTATAGTTCCCCACTCGAAGATCCTGGAATCAGTGCAGCCGAAAAGAAGCTTATTACTAGTCAAAGCACAGCAGGGGAGCCTGTTAAAACAATTCCATGGAAACTAATATTATCAAAACCACCTGTTTGGGCACTTATAGTTTCTCACTTCTGCCATAACTGGGGAACTTTCATTTTGCTCACATGGATGCCCACATACTACAACCAG GTTCTGAAATTCAACCTAATGGAGTCCGGCCTTGTCTGCGTTCTTCCCTGGTTCACGATGGcagtttctgcaaatgttgGTGGTTGGATCGCAGATACACTTGTCAGTAGAGGAGTATCTGTGACAACAGTTCGAAAG ATCATGCAATCAATTGGATTCTTGGGGCCAGCGTTTTTTCTAACTCAACTAAGCCATGTCAACTCGCCTGCCATGGCGGTGTTGTGCATGGCTTGTAGCCAG GGAACTGATGCATTCTCGCAGTCTGGTCTATACTCAAACCACCAAGACATCGGCCCACGATATGCT GGTGTACTGCTTGGTCTTTCCAACACAGCTGGGGTTTTAGCTGGTGTATTTGGCACAGCAGCAACAGGATACATCTTGCAGCATG